One genomic segment of Nostoc sp. KVJ3 includes these proteins:
- a CDS encoding restriction endonuclease, which produces MLENQTDWKKYEEYTRAILNDERVKKYLEEHFNLLDIKIQSKEKFSGKSGTEWEVDAYGYDENDLILIECKHYKNETRVDQNIIAAFAYIIKDVRAKFGIIVTTSGLQSGAKKVADAENIRLIEVHQNSTDENFFVRFPEHHQSVAAFTDKMGGLGFASLISQTTTYPLQEAQQKLIQSSRSQGINRTDFSDEEILEEAKKIMAEG; this is translated from the coding sequence ATATACGAGAGCGATTCTTAATGATGAAAGAGTTAAAAAATATTTAGAAGAACACTTTAACTTGCTTGATATCAAAATTCAATCAAAAGAGAAATTCTCTGGAAAATCTGGGACAGAGTGGGAGGTAGATGCTTATGGATATGATGAAAATGATCTGATATTAATAGAATGCAAGCATTACAAAAATGAAACTAGAGTAGACCAAAATATTATAGCTGCATTTGCTTACATTATTAAAGATGTAAGAGCCAAATTTGGAATTATTGTAACCACATCTGGACTGCAATCTGGAGCTAAGAAAGTAGCAGATGCTGAAAATATACGGTTAATAGAAGTTCATCAAAACTCAACAGATGAAAACTTTTTTGTTCGTTTTCCTGAACATCATCAGTCAGTTGCTGCATTTACTGACAAAATGGGAGGACTAGGTTTTGCTTCTTTAATATCTCAAACAACGACCTATCCACTGCAAGAAGCACAACAAAAGTTGATACAGTCAAGTCGGAGTCAAGGGATAAACAGAACTGACTTTTCTGATGAAGAAATACTAGAAGAGGCTAAAAAAATAATGGCAGAAGGGTAA